ataacaatagcaattctctaacaagtcttttGTAGCCAACTTTTTGCCTCTAAGAACACCCTAGTCACTTCCTCATCCTCTGGATTTTCTTGAATCAACACTTCACAATCTTGAATAGTTGCCTTCAATCTTCCCAACTGCATATATCACCGGGCAATACAAGTAAACAAACATTTATCAATCCAAATTCTAGTCTTCTTTTACAAAACACGATTTGCTCTGCAGTTGCAGTCAAACTACATATAGGTAGTTGAATTGTATTAACACGTCAACTAAAACTTTATGATATATGCCTTGTTAAATTAGTGTGATCGCATCATCTAAAAGGTTAAGCTATTAGAGAGGGTACACttttatttactcaattaatTATGTCTTCAGCAAATGAGGTCGAATTACCTTGATGTTGCAGTCAGCTCTTCGCAATCTAGCCTTTGTATAGGAAGGACGCAGTACAAGAGCCGCAGTGCAATCTTCCACAGCTTTTTCGAATTGTCCTAGCTTGAATCGGCATGCTGCTCTGTTAAACAGTAGAACAGAATTGTATGGCTCTTGTTCTAGTCCTTCAGTGTACACAAAAGAAGCCTCTGAGAATTTATTTTCTCTGAACAACTCATTACCCTTTAACCGAGATGATGCCAACCCTTCAATTCTCCTCAAAATTGTGTTAATTACTTCATTGCTTTGATCCAGTTTTGTTGCTTTTTGAGCTGCAGCTATAGCCTCCTCAAACCAGCCAACTGTTGCGTAGGCCTCAGCTCGAGTGATCAACAAATAAGCTGTTTTTGCTGAACCGAAAAGGCAAGTACATATCTTGGTTTTGAGATGAGGTCCTTTATGAATTGTGGTGTATGCTTCCTCATGTCTATGCAACTTCATTAATGCTTCAGCCCTCATGGAAAAGATCTTCATTTGAAATCaagtaaaaggaaaaaagtaaGAATCTTTAAACATCTAGTTTTCTTTATTAGACTTTGTACACTAGGGATCAGCTTAGGCCTCATTTTTTTCCCATTAAGATTAAGACATGTGAATCTGTAtgtatatctaaattattaagATGTTGTCTTTAGATTTGAGCATTGAATGATTAAGAccgtttgtttatttatttgtaaacataataaataaataaaaaatcgattaaatattaaaaagatattaatttgataaaataaatcattatttgatttaaaaaataaaatagttatgTTTGCTAATGATGGTGGAGAGGGTTTTTGGTGATGGTGATTGTGGTAATGGTTGTAGTTAGTGAATAGGAATGGTGGCGGTGATAGTTGTGATGGTGGAGGTGATTGGTATTGAAGTGAATGTCATGATGGTGGCGATTGATAGTGATGGTGAAGTTGGTTGATGTTAGTAGTTGGCGCTGTTGATGGTGGCAATTGAAGAATGTTTTGGTGGTAGATGATGGTGGTGCTAGTTGTTATGGTGGAAATGGTGGCTATAGGGATTGACCATAGTGGTGGTAGTGGTTGATAGTTGTTGTGGAGGTAGTGGTGGCAATGGCAGTGGTGGTGGTGGCGGCTGACGATGTGTTGGTGGAGTTGGCGGGTGTGCTAGTTGTGATGGTGGAGTTGGTTGGTAGTAGGGGTTAGTtgtagtggtggtagtggtggtgtAGGTGACGACAGTGGTGGTGGGATGGATATCATTATAGTGATGGAGGTGATAGGTGTGGTAGGGTTGACAGTAGTAGAGGTGCTGATGGCAGAGGTGGTTGGTGGTTGAAGACACTAATGGTAGTTGACAATGGTAGTGGTGGATGTGATGGCAAAGGTAGTTAGTGGTGGTGAATATTATCCACACTAGAATACTCTAAATAATATTAAGATTTTGTTCAACATTTTTATGATTAGGACCTGTATAGACTAATGTATAAACCATTCAGATTCAGATCTCCACCaagtgcaaacaaatgaggccttaGGTGTAGTGAAACCTGTGGAGATGAATCTACTCCTAAGGTGAAAGAGTTTTGTGTTTCCTGAAGCAATGTATTGTAATCTCTCAGCTTCTGTGCTTCTGTGCATTTTAAGAGCTGTCTCTTAAGATCATGAGCCTCTGCAATGTCCTTCTTGTCAACttttcgccctgattgtttgtAATGATCTATCGCTTTCTCTGCCTCTCCCAGTCTGttgaaatgaacaaaatttTCAACTACATAAACCAACTTTAGACAAAATCATCTAAAGATAAATATTCGACCATTTAAAATGTTGAACCTAAAGTATAGTCTTGCAAGACGATAATGTGCATTGTGATAAGAAGGGTCTAGCCGGATGGCCTCTATGCATGCAACAACTGCCTCAATCATGCGGCCTAAACTCATCAAAGCTGCACTCTTGTTGCTATAATAATAAGCATTTCTTGGATCAATTGCAATTGCTTGATTGTACAAATCCAATGCCGCCTCAAGTTTCCCCCGTCTATACTGCTCATTGCCTATGGACTTGAGCACATCAGGGTCCAGTTTATTTGCAGAACCATGAAACGTACTCCCTGGTTGATTAGTTTTTACAGTACTAGGTTGCCTTACTATGTTCCCCATCAAAACTTTGCCTTTGTTTTGGATAGTCCTTTTGTCTCTTGAGGAATTTTGGTTCCCCTGCAGCTTCAAGTTTCCCAAGTGGCCTAATAGTGTAATATTGCCTGTTGATCTATCATTCAATATTCCATTCACCTTGGATTTCCGATGACTAAAGATTGTCATGCTCAATTCACTTGAGGTGAATGTTGGTTCTCTTCTAAGCTTTTGTGTGTATGCCAAGTTCACAACTTGTGACACTCTGTTCTTACTAGAAATCGAATTCCTCGAACAAGAGCTGGTGTGACATCTTCTTGAATTCTTGACAACATTGGTGTCACTGGACTTGGTTGGAATTGGTTGTAATGTTGATTTATTTGTGTTAGTATTTCTTCTTGGAAAAAAAGCACCTATTTAGACCACAACCTAAGTCATTTACTACtgaattatctacaacttttgaCATGGTTGATTGACCACTTTTTCTAGTTTTTTCCATCTCAATAGTTTCTTAACAggggttttcaagaaaatagaAGCTAAATCTGATCTCAACTAATCACTAAGAAGATATAAAATAGGAGTCTTTATACAATATATAAGAAGGCTCAACTAACAAAAACCAAACATATAAAAAGCAAAGAAATCAAGATAAATCCTTAATGTGATAGGcctgtttttttatttatttatatattatttcatagaAGATCAGTGAATATTAATATGTACCCTATAAGGATCCTATGAGTGGATGTATTTTCTTTAATATCTTACGCGCAAACCTGCTTCTGCTTCATGCACCATAGCACTGTAAAATCTGATTTTACAGTTGAGCCAAGATAGTtcgaaaatatttttaacacgATGTTATATTATTTGTTTTGAGCTAAGTGCACATATTTTTTCCCCTCAAAAGTCACTCTATTGAAATTATTCATACATGTGAATTCCTCAAACTAAGTAATGCATAATTCATTACATGAACATATGGTTCTTTAACAAATTACTAGGGACAACCAGCAATGGAATTTAATTTCATAAAACTAGGACTGCATGTTTGTTTGTAGGAAATACTTTTCTGCCGGCTTGTCTCGTCTTCACAAAAATGAAGCTATGTGTATCCATGTTATTCTTGTAATTGGGTAGTTACTAAAACGTTGTCTACTACGAACATTTGAATGGACATCTGAAATAGCGTCAAGCCAACCacaaaaatatcattattttGTGATAAATTCTATGCAATTTACATTAGTTGGATTACCATCCGAGCAATCGACTCTTTACTTTGAAGGTTGTTTAGAACTAACACTGTGGCAAAGATCAGCAAATTGGAATATAATTAATAGCCACAATCGAAACTTCAGAACAGTATCCTAAAGTTTGAATGATCCCTCTATGTATGCAACTTGAATAGTTGttttttttagcttataaaAACATCAACTACTTTACCCAAGTTGTTAAATTGGTCATTACCACGTTACAAATATACTTTTTGGTTCATTCAAAGCATAATTGTAGAACAATTTGTTGTTTTCACTCAATGATCTTAGAAATAAGTGGTTGTGAAGTATTGATCCCGCTTGTTCCATGGGAAAACACTCAAGTTCCAAAGTTGAAAGCGTTGCCTATGAGACAACTTGTTTcattgaaattttgatttgcATGTGGGATAAATAAGATAAAAGGTTCAAAATCATCCATCTCCAATGCAATTTTGGTATATCAACCCCTAAAGTCGATATATTtggggaaacttacataaatcaaATAGTATAAAGGGTTAATTTCCATTTTTTTCTGACTTTTTTCAATTTagagaaattttttaaaaacatgataattcgaatacattaattcagtaatttgAATACATTAATTAGGGTTTTATGTATCAGCATGATACATTGAACatagagataatttatgaatcagaATTAATGTATTCGGATTACTGAATTAGAagagatttttataattttttgaaatggatGAGAGTAATGAAAAATATGGTAACTAAAGAAATGTAATTAGGTAAGTTATTCATATATTTGAAAATCAATCCAATTTTTCTGTATAAAGAAGGATGAAAACCGACAGAGGGCCCAATCCAAAGGCCCAAATCCCCATATTATTCACACAATTTATCTAGAATGGAGGacgtattattatattattacgATAATATTCCACTCCACATatcaaaaaactaaaaaaagttTTTCAAATTCATGACGAAGATACATCTGAAacattttattcaaataaaaattacatgAGGTAAGAAAATTATCGAAAGTCCTACGCTTCAGCGTGTATTATGTCAATATTAATTAGTCTAGTTGAGAAATTTACGTTAATTTATAGCTCGTAAAGCTAAAAATGCCACGctatgaaatagagggagtacctcttacaactaCCTTAAGCTAGTTGTGACCACTTTTATGTGTTACACATGTTCTTTGGCTTAATCTCTCCTTTTTATTGAGTTAGAAGTGTGGATGGTCACTTAGCTTTTGGATAATTAGTCatcataattatttaattttatttatcttttaaaaGTTGTTTAATTTTGTCGAATTAGTTTTTGTgatcattatttttaaaaatataattatcagTACTTATTTAATGACGTGACAACTACaaattttaagataaaaaaatattttaaaatatttaaaattaatatataattattgaaaTTCTTTCTGTTCTTTAATttggttttatttttcttatattattcATTAGTTGAATTTAATATGGTATTGTCTTgagtataaatattttagataTGTTACGTTATCTTCAAATTTGTCAAATTCATATTTTACAAAACTGATTACATTATCTTATCTCAACAATTtcgtaatttatttatttttctctctatcagTATCCTTCATTAATTGAATTAATATGGTGTTGTTTCTAATATGACTTAGATATGTTATTGAGATATATTCAAATAGTCAAATTCGTATTTTATTTAACTGGTTGATATCATCTTATTTTATATTAGAAGTTTACTTAACTAAGTTCCATAATTTTTGAAAGATTCTAAAAAAATGATTCTACAAATCTTGAAAAGAgtagttttcaattttttttttaaaaaaaaatagaaggagaaagagaaaaatctccttatttttaaaatgaaaacttATATAAATACACTATATTAAGAagatatttatcatttatagtaataatatttttttcactggatacttataatacatttataatacaattttaatacatatttgtgagaataatttataaaactcatataatacaagttttattcatgaataatatatttatcacatactttaaaatttttagcaaaaaaagcaaaaacaaaCATCTAGTCCTCAGCTTCCTAAACCTCGAGATGTACTTTTCAACTAGCTTTCCTTTATCACTAGCGGCTTTTGGCCGATGCAAGATTCTGTACATAAATCCGAATCGACCAACTGGCGCAGCAGTATGCGACAACTTTTTCTTTTGGTGCACAATGGAATCACCGAAAGAGTACCAGAGCAGAGAAAATGAAAATGCTTCTGGAAGAAGAGTAGCCCCGCTCTCTAGCCGACGCCCTTCCTATCCCCGGGGCGAAAACTCGTGATAGAAATTgtatcaatttcttaccaaacaagtataatatattttaaaacacttataatacatttatattgcatgcataattcacttttaatagatataagatatatcataatattgctatgtattgctatagatggtaataaataaaaagtatcgctaaaatcagtaattatttattaaaaagtgttctccttggtaatttttccttttttcaaaaACGCTAGGGCCCATTAGGTCATGCGATATGAAATTATGagatgaagttgaagttttgtttgGACATACGATTTGAACTTTTTATGTTGCATGTTTtctcataaacataaaaacttCATGAGTTGTAAAACTATCAAATTGTCTCAATCAATTGTTTATACAATCTtatcaaataaacaaaaaaattataaaatcgcATTATACATTAtcacaaatttattttaaaaaaacacaatatttattgatcaaaccttaattaatttgataaaaaaataaaattgaatatgGGTTGTAGTGTTCAAGTTGTTAATagctaagaaaattatttttacaatTAATGCTACATATCCTAGTGATTAATCTTCTCCACGCAATGtaatgatgaattttttttattactaaATATTGATTTGAATGAAGTATGTTTTATAATACATGAAAATATGTTTTGAATGTTCATGTAGTCTTAAATATGTCACAAGAGTTAACTAAATCTAAAAagtgacattttttttaaaaataaaataaaataaaagttaagaCACATTAGTACTTATATATAAGAGAATAACTCAGCAACTTTCGATCGTGCTGCTTGTTTGAGCTGCTTCCGATTGTCCTGCCTGCTTCAGCGGCTTGAAGCAAGTAGCTCATCATTGAAGTGTCTAATGATATTCATTTttgtacttttttattttaattgtttttacTCTTTTGGAATatgttttatattaaaaaattaagtgcgaagtattataaattaaagtgattagtaatttcaaaattttatgtaaaaagtgttataaattacaataattagcaatttaaattgaaatgaaggaagtaacatatattacTTGAAATGATGTAAAATGTataataaatcacaataattaccaactttaaaattttaaaaacatagACAAAATCTAAATTGTTCTTGAAATTTTAtcagtgccacataaattggaacATAAAGAGTAACatacattattttaaatttatgtaaaaagtactataaaccacaataattaataatctaaaatatttaaaagacaaataaaattttgatgcgacataaaatggaacaacaacaacaacaacaaacccagtataatcccacaatgtggatattaattaaaatgacataaaatgtataagtcataataattatcaatttaaaattttaaaaaacataaaaaaaaataattttcaatatcacataaatagagagaaaaaaataacatatactGAATCTGTGTTAGCACGGTCTCTTATGACTAGTATATTGGAACAAAGATAGTTATCTTACCGTTATAAATTCATTCtgatttatgtattttttaaaaaattaattgtcTAAAAGGgaatatcatatttttatattcattaaatttttaaaattttattttacacTTTAGGgcagcttttttttttttttttttacaaaatgacACAACTTGATTAAAACTACAAAATTCAAAGATGTTTTTGATGTGTTACATATTTCTTCCATTCATGTATGTTTCCACAACACTTTCCTTGTATTCATTTTTTCTCAATTTCACACTTACCCTCAAGGCTTCCTTCAAATGGAGACCCCatctacccccccccccctccccatTTATAATTGCTTCATGTTTCTCTTTTGAGTGAGTGGAAAACATAAATTGATCCAAGCTTTATTGCCTTATATGCCTCTCTTTTAGAACCCTTCTCAAAGCCTTTTATAATCTTTTTTATCTTTATGATCCTTCTGTTCTCTCTTTTTGTTCTTCTCTATTTCCTTTCATTCCAAAACCCTAATACAAGAGCTTagacaaaaagagaaaaaatcaagaaaaatatatatgattcaACAACTCTCAAGTCTTTACACTTTAAACAACCAACatgtttgattttttcttttcttttctaatcaAATATGTGTGAGAATAACCTATAGCTAGCTAGTGGTCCATGAATAAGAGGCAAAGGGCAAATTTGTTAACTCCTAATCTTGTAGATCTTTCAAGATATAAGGTAGGTGTAATTAATTTTCCTCTTTTGCTCACTTTTTCATATTCCTTTCTTGATCAAGAATCccaattttcttctttctttctccaaaCTAATtttcaactctctcttccctcCTTTTACTAATAGGAGACATGGATTCTTGTAATAGTGGTAGTGTACAATCTTCAAGTGGTGATGATCAAGAATATGATTCACATAATGGGGCATCACCAATCTCaactttcttgaattcttcaagcCATTTTGGTTCAATCTCATCAAGTGATCCATTAATATTGCCACAATTTCTTTCTCAACAACCCTCTCTCTTTGATCCTCATGACACACAAAATTTCAACTCCAATTTCCAAGATTCAACAAATGTTTCATACAACAATGATCTTATTTGTCCTAAAGAATACATTATAAGATCTAATCACCCCAACAATATTAATTTCAACAACTTTGGAAACTTAACTTCCTCAAATAttgctcctcctcctcctcatcaAGGTGATCCATACTATCATGATTCTACTTCAATACCAATAAACCCCTCCATTATTGTTCAACCTAATGTGGTAAAAAATCCAAGGAAAAGAAGCAGGGCATCGAGGCGTGCTCCTACCACTGTCCTCACCACAAACACTACAAATTTTCGGCAAATGGTTCAAGAATTTACTGGCATCCCAACATCTCCATTTACAGGTTCAGCCTACACTCGCCGCTTTGATCTTTTCTCAAATGTTAACTCAGCCATGAAGAGATCAGCCCATTTGGATACTCTTTGGTCATCTACACAAAAGgttcaaaattctcaatttatGCCACAATTTTTGAGTTCTAGCATGATTAATAATCATGATACATTAATAATGCCAACAAATAATAGCATAGTTGGTACTACTACAAATGTTTCTACATTTGATCAAATTAACAAGTCATTTACTAGTACAATAATTCCTTCTCATTTGGATGAAATGGGGATGAACCATCATGACCAAATTAGTTCAAATCTTGGTGGATTTGATCA
This Solanum dulcamara chromosome 1, daSolDulc1.2, whole genome shotgun sequence DNA region includes the following protein-coding sequences:
- the LOC129894793 gene encoding inactive TPR repeat-containing thioredoxin TTL3-like, whose product is MTIFSHRKSKVNGILNDRSTGNITLLGHLGNLKLQGNQNSSRDKRTIQNKGKVLMGNIVRQPSTVKTNQPGSTFHGSANKLDPDVLKSIGNEQYRRGKLEAALDLYNQAIAIDPRNAYYYSNKSAALMSLGRMIEAVVACIEAIRLDPSYHNAHYRLARLYFRLGEAEKAIDHYKQSGRKVDKKDIAEAHDLKRQLLKCTEAQKLRDYNTLLQETQNSFTLGVDSSPQIFSMRAEALMKLHRHEEAYTTIHKGPHLKTKICTCLFGSAKTAYLLITRAEAYATVGWFEEAIAAAQKATKLDQSNEVINTILRRIEGLASSRLKGNELFRENKFSEASFVYTEGLEQEPYNSVLLFNRAACRFKLGQFEKAVEDCTAALVLRPSYTKARLRRADCNIKLGRLKATIQDCEVLIQENPEDEEVTRVFLEAKSWLQKTC
- the LOC129889615 gene encoding uncharacterized protein LOC129889615; translated protein: MDSCNSGSVQSSSGDDQEYDSHNGASPISTFLNSSSHFGSISSSDPLILPQFLSQQPSLFDPHDTQNFNSNFQDSTNVSYNNDLICPKEYIIRSNHPNNINFNNFGNLTSSNIAPPPPHQGDPYYHDSTSIPINPSIIVQPNVVKNPRKRSRASRRAPTTVLTTNTTNFRQMVQEFTGIPTSPFTGSAYTRRFDLFSNVNSAMKRSAHLDTLWSSTQKVQNSQFMPQFLSSSMINNHDTLIMPTNNSIVGTTTNVSTFDQINKSFTSTIIPSHLDEMGMNHHDQISSNLGGFDQCETFGGDQEQSRKDRNISRLLFDGNI